The Streptomyces sp. NBC_00775 genome includes the window GTCTTCCACACGTACGACGACCACCGCATGGCCACGGCCGGCGCGATCATCGGGCTGGCGGTGGAAGGCGTGCGGATCGAGAACGTGGCGACGACGGCGAAGACCCTGCCGGACTTCCCGGACATGTGGACCGGAATGCTCGGGAACTGACGGGCGGACCGGGATCATGCGCCGTTACGGCAAGCACACCGACGAGGACGACATCCGCCAGCGCCCCAACCGCAAGGGCAACCGGCCTCGTACGAACATCCGCCCCAAGCACGAGGAGGCGGTCGAGGGCATGGTCCTCACCGTCGACCGGGGCCGCCTGACCTGCCTCGTCGAGGACCGCGTGGTCATGGCGATGAAGGCCCGCGAACTGGGCCGCAAGGCCGCGATCGTCGGCGACCGTGTCGCCATCGTCGGCGACCTGTCCGGCGAGAAGGACACCCTCGCCCGCATCGTCCGCATCGAGCCGCGCAGCTCCGTGCTGCGCCGCACGGCCGACGACGACGATCCGTACGAGCGCGTGGTCGTCGCCAACGCCGACCAGCTCGCCATCGTCACCGCCCTCGCGGACCCCGAGCCGCGCCCGCGCCTGATCGACCGGTGCCTGGTCGCGGCGTACGACGGCGGCCTCACCCCGCTCCTGGTCCTCACCAAGTCGGACCTGGCCTCCCCGGACGAACTCCTGGAGCTGTACGGGGCGTTGGGCGTCCCCTACGTCGTGACCAGCCGCGAGGAGCTGGAGAGCGGCGAAGCGATCGAGCGCGTACGCAAGCAGCTGGACGGCAAGATCACGGCGTTCGTCGGCCACTCGGGTGTGGGCAAGACGACCCTGGTCAACGCGCTCGTATCGCTGGAGCGGCGACGCAGCACCGGAGTCGTCAACGCCGTCACCGGGCGCGGTCGGCACACCACCACGTCGGCACGCGCGATCCCGCTGCCCGGCGAGTCCGGCTGGGTCATCGACACCCCGGGCGTCCGCTCCTTCGGCCTGCACCACGTGGACCCGTCCCGTGTCATCAAGGCCTTCCCCGACCTCGAACCCGGCACCGAGGGCTGTCCGCGCGCGTGCAGCCACGACGAGCCGGACTGCGCCCTGGACCAGTGGGTGGCGGACGGTCACGCGGACCCGCAGCGGCTGTACTCCCTGCGCAGGCTGCTGGCCACGCGCGAGCGCAGGGAAGGCGACTGATCCCCGCGAGAGAGGGGCGTCCCTTCACGTCCTGACCTCCGCGTTGTTTGCGTACGCGGCCCGTCGGTAAGTGCTTCTCCGGTCGGTAAATGCATAATCACACCAAGCCGGATCCAAGCCAGAAAAGCCAGACGAAGCAGTCGACGTGCGGACGCGGGAGGTCAAGACATGGCGTGGCTGCTGGTCGTTGTGGCGGGGCTCCTCGAAACCGGCTTCGCCGTCTGTCTGAAGCTCTCGCACGGCTTCACCAGATTCTGGCCGACGGTCGCGTTCTGCGTCTTCGCGCTCGGCAGCTTCGGCCTGCTGACCCTCGCGCTCAGGAAGCTCGACGTCGGCCCGGCGTACGCGGTGTGGACCGGCATCGGCGCGGCGGGCACGGCCATCTACGGCATGATCTTCCTCGGCGACCTGGTCTCGACGCTCAAGATCGTCTCGATCAGCTTCGTCATCATCGGAGTCATCGGCCTCCAGCTGTCGGGCTCGGCCCACTAGGGCCTGTCTTTCGGACCAGGCCCTGGCCGGCGAACTCCCTAGATCACCTCCCGTACCCGCGGGAAGTGGCAGGCCGCACCGTCCCCTTCGAGGACGGGCACATCATGGGCGCACCGCTTGCGCTCCTCCTCGGCGAGTTCGGCGTACAGCGGGCAGCGCGCCCGGAACCGGCACCCCTCGTGCCGCTCGGTCGGGCTCGGCGGGTCCCCGGCGAGCAGGATCCGCGTGCGCTGCCGCTCCCGCTCGCGCTCCGGATCGGGCAGCGGTACGGCGGACAGCAGGGCCTGGGTGTACGGGTGCCGGGGCCGCTCGAAGACCTCCTGGACCGGCCCGGACTCCACGGTCCGCCCCAGGTAGACGACGCTGACCCGGTCCGCGATGTGCCGGACGACGGACAGGTCGTGCGAGACGAAGAGATAGGCGAGCCCCAGCTCCGTCTTCAGCCGGTCCAGCAGCTCAAGGACACCCGCCTGCACGGAGACGTCGAGCGCCGACACCGGCTCGTCGAGCACGAGCAGTTCCGGCTCGACCGACAGCGCCCGCGCGATACCGACGCGCTGGCGCTGACCGCCGGAGAACTCGTGCGGGAAGCGCTCCGCGTGCCCCGGTTCGAGCCCGACCTGGGTGAGCAGTTCGGGCACGCGCCGGGCGACGGTGGCCCGGTCCGCGCCCTGGGTGCGCAGCGGCTCGGCGATGATGTCGCCGACCGGCATGCGCGGGTCGAGGGAGGCCATCGGGTCCTGGAAGACGATCTGCACACGCCTGCGGACCGCCTTCACCTCCTCCTTGGTCAGGTCCCCGATCCGCTGCCCGAACAGCTCGATGGATCCGCCCTCGGGCGCGGCGAGTTCGAGCAGCTCGAACAGGGTCGTCGACTTCCCGGACCCCGACTCTCCGACGAGGGCCAGGGTCTCCCCGCGCCGGATGTCGAGGTCTACGCCGTCGACGGCGTACACGCTCCCGACCCGCCGCTTGAAGGCGCCGCCCTTGAGCAGGGGGAAGGTCTTGGTGAGCCCGCGCACCTTCAACACGGGTTCGCCGGCGGGGACTTCTCCCCGGGGCCGCGCGTCGTCCAGCCGGGGCACGGCGCCGAGGAGCTTGCGCGTGTACGGCTCCTGGGGCCGCCCGAAGACCTGGACCGCCGTCCCCGCCTCGACGACCCGCCCCTCGTGCATGACCGCCACCCGGTCCGCCATCCCGGCGATCACCCCGAGGTCATGGCTGACCAGCAGCAGCGCGGCGCCGGTCTCCCGCTGGGCGGTGCGCAGCACGTCGAGCACCTGGGCCTGGATGGTGACGTCGAGGGCGGTGGTCGGTTCGTCGGCGAGGATGACGTCCGGCTCGTTGGCCATCGCCATGGCGATCATCGCGCGCTGGCGCATTCCGCCGGAGAACTCGTGCGGGAAGGCCCGCGCCCGGGACGCGGGAATGCCGACGAGGTCGAGCAGTTCGCCCGCGCGTTCCAGGGCACGTTCCCGTGACACGTCCTGATGGGCTCGTACGGCCTCCGCGATCTGTTCGCCGATCCGGTACACGGGCGTGAAGGCGGACAACGGGTCCTGAAAGACCATCGAGATCCGCCGGCCCCGGATCCGGGTCAACTCCCGTTCGCCGGCGCCGATCAGCTCCTGCCCGTCGAGCCGTACGGACCCTCGTACCGCCGCGTTGTCCGGCAGCAGCCCGAGAACGGCGAGCGCGGTGGCGGACTTCCCCGACCCCGACTCGCCCACCAGGCCGAGGACTTCGCCCCGCGCCAGCGAGAAGCCGACGTCACGGACGGCGGGCCTGCCGTCGAAGTCGACGTCGAGACGGGCCACTTCGAGCACCGGCCGGGTCACCGCCCCGCCCCCTTCCTCCGTGGACGGCTGCGCGCGGTCGGGTCCAGCGCGTCCCGCAGCCCGTCCCCCACCAGGTTCACGGCCAGGACGAACACGACCAGCAGCCCGGCCGCGTAGAAGAACATCCAGGGGTACGTCACGGCCGCCCCGGTCCCGGAGGCGATGAGCGTCCCCAGTGAGACATCCGGCGCCTGCACCCCGAACCCGAAGTACGACAGCGCGGTCTCGCTCATCACGGCCCCGCCCACCGCGATGGTCGCGTCGATGATCAGGAAGGAGGCGACGTTCGGCAGCACATGCCGCCAGATGATCCGGAACGGCCCGACCCCCATGAACCGCGCCGCGCGCACGAATTCCCGCTCCTTCAGGGACAGCGTCATGGACCGCACCACCCGCGCGGTGATCATCCACCCGAACACGGCGAGCAGCCCGACGAACGCGAACCAGCCGCCACTGCGCAGCCGCGGCGAGATGATCGCGATGATGAGGAAGGACGGGAAGACGAGGAGCAGGTCCACGAAGAACATCAGCGCCCGGTCGGCCCACCCGCCGAAGTACCCGGCACACGCACCGACGAGCGAGGCGAGCCCGGTGGAGAAGACGGCGACCAGCAACCCGATGAGCAAGGACTTCTGAAGCCCCCGCACGGTCTGCGCGAACACGTCCTGCCCGATCCGGTTGGTCCCCCACCAGTGCTCGGCGCTGGGCCCCGACCGCAGCGCGGTGTAGTCGATGTGGCTGTACGACCACGGGGTGACGTACGGCCCGACGAAGGCCAGCAGGAACAGCAGCACGAGGACGACAGCTCCGGCGAGCGCGCCCCGGTTGCGCAGGAAGCGGCGCAGCACGACGGATCCGCGGCCCACCGGACGTACCACCGCGGCAGTGATCGTGGTCATGACGCCTGCCGGATACGCGGGTCGAGGGCGGCGTGCAGCACGTCGGCGAGGAAGCCGGACAGCAGCACGGTCACGGCGGCGAACACATTGACGGCGACGACGGAGTTGACGTCGTTCTTGCCGATCGACGAGACGAACCACTCCCCCATCCCGTGCCAGCCAAAGATCGTCTCCGTGAACGTGGCACCGGTGAACAGCGCCAGGAAGCCGTACGAGAAATACGTCGACATCGGGATGAGCGCCGTCCGCAGCCCGTGCCTGAGCAGCACCGTCCGACGGCCGAGCCCCTTGGCCCGCGCCGTACGCAGATAGTCGGACCCGAGGACGTCGAGCATGGTGTTGCGCTGATACCGGCTGTAACTGGCGATGGCGAACAGCGCGACGGACAGCGTCGGCAACAGCAGATGCACGGCCCGGTCCCTGAGCACGGCCCAGAACCCGCCCTCCAGTCCCGGACTCTTCTCCCCCGTGAACTGGATGAGATCCGTCCCCGTCTTCTGGTTGAACCAGATGGCGCCGGTCTTGAGCAGAATCGCCAGCAGGAACACGGGGGTCGACAGCAGCGCGAACGACGCGAGCGTCACGGCCCGGTCGCTGAAGCGGTACTGGCGCACGGCGGTCCAGGCCCCGACCAGTACACCGGCGACCGTACCGAGCACGGTCCCCGCGAGCAGCAGCCGCAGACTGACGCCGATGCGCCGCCCGAACTCCGCGTTCACGGACGTGTCGTCGATCGTCCTCCCCAGATCGCCGCGCACCGCGTGCCCCGCCCAGCGCAGAAAGCGGGTGAGCAGCGGCTCGTGGTCGTTCACCCCGATCTCGGTCAGATGGTGATCGACCGCGCTCGCGGAGACGGGTGGCTGCCGGCCCTCGTAGTACTCGCGCGGGTCGAGCGCGAACGAGGCCAGCAGATAGGAGAGGCAGACGGCGGCCAGCAGCAGGACGGCGTAATAGCCGAGGCGTTTGGCCAGATAGGCAGGCACATCACGCATCCTTCCGCCCCACTGTTGCACCACTATGAAGAGAACATGACAGCAGTCCAGAACGGCTCCCCCGACTGCCGTAGCCGTTCTACGTTCGGCGCATTCACCGATGACCACCGGCTCCCGCCGGACCCCGCAGGAGCCCCCGGGGACACCCCTCCTGGGCCCCATGGGGACATCCCACAAAGGACACCGACATGCGCAGAACCCCCGCCGGGGCCCTGGTCGCCGCCACCGCGGCCGCCGCGTTGCTGGTGAGCGGCTGCGGCTCGTCCGGCGACGACAAGCCCCAGGCACAGAAGAGCGCCGCCCCGGCCGGCAGCCAGCAGATCAACGCCCACCCGCTCGCCGACATCCAGCAGGGCGGCACCCTCAAGCTCGCGATCTCCCAGTGGATCGCGGACTTCAACCGCTACACCGCCAACGGCAACCAGGGCGACGCCGCCTCGATCAACGAACTCGTCGAACCCAGCCTCTTCACCGCCGACGCACGCGGCGAGGTCCACCCCAGCACGGACTTCCTGCTCTCCGCCGCGGTGACCTCCACCAGCCCCCAGACCGTCGTATACAAGCTGAACCCCAAAGCCAAGTGGTCCGACGGGAAACAGCTGAGCTGGCGCGACTTCAACGCGCTCTGGAAGGCGACCAACGGCACGAACAAGGAATACGAGGCAGCCAACACCTCCGGCTACGACCAGATCAGCGCGGTCGAACAGGGCGCCGACGCCCACCAGGTGAAGGTCACCTTCTCCTCCCCGTACGCCGACTGGAAGCGCCTCTTCGACCCCCTCCTGCCCGCCGCGGGCATCGACACCCCCGCCAAGTTCAACAAGGGCTGGACGGAGAAGATCCCGGTCACAGGCGCAGCCTTCAAGATCTCCTCGTACGACAAAACGGCCCAGACGATCACCGCGGTCCCGGACCCCGACTGGTGGGGCACGAAGCCCAAGCTGGACTCGGTCGTCTTCCGCGCACTGGACTACACGGCCTGGACGGACGCGTACCTCAACAAGGAGATCGACTACGCCTCCGCGAT containing:
- a CDS encoding ABC transporter permease gives rise to the protein MPAYLAKRLGYYAVLLLAAVCLSYLLASFALDPREYYEGRQPPVSASAVDHHLTEIGVNDHEPLLTRFLRWAGHAVRGDLGRTIDDTSVNAEFGRRIGVSLRLLLAGTVLGTVAGVLVGAWTAVRQYRFSDRAVTLASFALLSTPVFLLAILLKTGAIWFNQKTGTDLIQFTGEKSPGLEGGFWAVLRDRAVHLLLPTLSVALFAIASYSRYQRNTMLDVLGSDYLRTARAKGLGRRTVLLRHGLRTALIPMSTYFSYGFLALFTGATFTETIFGWHGMGEWFVSSIGKNDVNSVVAVNVFAAVTVLLSGFLADVLHAALDPRIRQAS
- a CDS encoding DMT family transporter, with protein sequence MAWLLVVVAGLLETGFAVCLKLSHGFTRFWPTVAFCVFALGSFGLLTLALRKLDVGPAYAVWTGIGAAGTAIYGMIFLGDLVSTLKIVSISFVIIGVIGLQLSGSAH
- the rsgA gene encoding ribosome small subunit-dependent GTPase A, which codes for MRRYGKHTDEDDIRQRPNRKGNRPRTNIRPKHEEAVEGMVLTVDRGRLTCLVEDRVVMAMKARELGRKAAIVGDRVAIVGDLSGEKDTLARIVRIEPRSSVLRRTADDDDPYERVVVANADQLAIVTALADPEPRPRLIDRCLVAAYDGGLTPLLVLTKSDLASPDELLELYGALGVPYVVTSREELESGEAIERVRKQLDGKITAFVGHSGVGKTTLVNALVSLERRRSTGVVNAVTGRGRHTTTSARAIPLPGESGWVIDTPGVRSFGLHHVDPSRVIKAFPDLEPGTEGCPRACSHDEPDCALDQWVADGHADPQRLYSLRRLLATRERREGD
- a CDS encoding ABC transporter ATP-binding protein, which encodes MTRPVLEVARLDVDFDGRPAVRDVGFSLARGEVLGLVGESGSGKSATALAVLGLLPDNAAVRGSVRLDGQELIGAGERELTRIRGRRISMVFQDPLSAFTPVYRIGEQIAEAVRAHQDVSRERALERAGELLDLVGIPASRARAFPHEFSGGMRQRAMIAMAMANEPDVILADEPTTALDVTIQAQVLDVLRTAQRETGAALLLVSHDLGVIAGMADRVAVMHEGRVVEAGTAVQVFGRPQEPYTRKLLGAVPRLDDARPRGEVPAGEPVLKVRGLTKTFPLLKGGAFKRRVGSVYAVDGVDLDIRRGETLALVGESGSGKSTTLFELLELAAPEGGSIELFGQRIGDLTKEEVKAVRRRVQIVFQDPMASLDPRMPVGDIIAEPLRTQGADRATVARRVPELLTQVGLEPGHAERFPHEFSGGQRQRVGIARALSVEPELLVLDEPVSALDVSVQAGVLELLDRLKTELGLAYLFVSHDLSVVRHIADRVSVVYLGRTVESGPVQEVFERPRHPYTQALLSAVPLPDPERERERQRTRILLAGDPPSPTERHEGCRFRARCPLYAELAEEERKRCAHDVPVLEGDGAACHFPRVREVI
- a CDS encoding ABC transporter permease; translation: MTTITAAVVRPVGRGSVVLRRFLRNRGALAGAVVLVLLFLLAFVGPYVTPWSYSHIDYTALRSGPSAEHWWGTNRIGQDVFAQTVRGLQKSLLIGLLVAVFSTGLASLVGACAGYFGGWADRALMFFVDLLLVFPSFLIIAIISPRLRSGGWFAFVGLLAVFGWMITARVVRSMTLSLKEREFVRAARFMGVGPFRIIWRHVLPNVASFLIIDATIAVGGAVMSETALSYFGFGVQAPDVSLGTLIASGTGAAVTYPWMFFYAAGLLVVFVLAVNLVGDGLRDALDPTARSRPRRKGAGR